AGTCGAAAAAAGTGAAATCACCATCACCTGCTTGCGCCCATAACGGTCTGAAATCAATCCTGCAAACAGTAATCCAACCGCCAAAGCACTGGTCGGAAACGACAATGGAAAGCTACTATGCGTGGGTGTCACTGCAAAGAACTGCGCAAAAATCGGCATCATCGGTTGTACGCAATACAACGACGAAAACACCGCAAAGCCTGCCAGAAATAAGCACAGTAAAATCGCGTAGAATGGCTTGGTTCCATAGCTGATGTAGCGGTCAGACATACACAATTCGAGGATATTTTTGGGGGAAGATTTTGGATTATACGCCCATTTCTGTGCGGAGACTCGGCATCGAGATATTTTGAAATTCGGTCAATTTTAAGCTTTTAAGATCGTCAATTATGCGTAAATATGCTTGAAAATAAAAGACTCGGCTTCCGCTTTTCATGAGCCTGTTGAATTATTTTCACAAAGCATATTCAAAAACTTACACAGCGCACCCATGGTCATTGCTAAGTTATTTATTCATTTAAAAACAAATAAAAGGTGTACGACATGTCGAAAAAAGCCTTATTTATTACCTCGAACCAAGGCATAGAACAGGATGAACTGATTAAACCCTTTGAATTTTTGCAGTCTAAAGGGATTGAGGTGATTCATGCCGCCGAAAAAAATGAAGATGTACAAACGGTAAAGTCCGATAAAGAACCTGCCAGTAAACGCACCCCACATACCAGTTTGGCTCAAGTCGCATATCAGGATTACGACATTTTGGTCATTCCGGGTGGCACGGTAAATGCGGATACCCTACGCATCAATACCGACGCACAAAAAATCATTCAGTACTTCACTGACAACCATAAACCCATTGCGGCCATTTGCCATGCGCCTTGGGTGCTGATTAATGCAGAACGCATCAAAGATAAAAACTTAACTTCCTATCACAGCATTCGATTGGACTTGGAAAATGCCGGTGGAAAATGGGTGGATGAAGAAGTCCATCGTTGCAATACCAATGATTGGCCACTGATTACTTCACGTAATCCAGATGATATTCCGGCCTTTAATCAGGCCATTCTTAAAGAATTAGGCACTTAAGTCATTTTGTACGTATATGCTTACATGCATAGCTACTTTTAGCTGCTTTTCGGACTTCGATTTTTTTACTATTCTTTAATCATCAGGAGACAGGAAGTTTCCCAAACAGAAAACAACAATAAAACGTTTGAGCACCAGGAGCGTGAGATTAGACAGGAGTCAAATCTAACCAACCGATACGAAGAAAAGCCCATCAGGAAGATGGGCTTTTCTTTATTTAAAATTCGTATTTTCAACGCCAAGTTAAACTCAGCACTGAATCAACTTATAGTGATTTTAAGTAATCTACCACTGCACTATTACCTGCCATTTCAGCAAGTTGTAATGCCGTATACTCGCCTTCGTAAGCGACATTTGCACCTTTCGCTACAAGTAACTTTACAACCTCTAAATTGTCGTTTTCAGCAGCCGCTTGGAGTGCACTATAGCCTTCGTCATCGGTTTGATTGACGTCTATACCTTGCGCTAAAAGTTTTTCAACTTCTTCGACTTCACCAAGGGATGCCCAGTACACAAGTTCAGGAAGATGCAGTTCTTCATCATCTTCAGGGATTGGGGAGAATGAGTTGAGTTTCATATTTTTTGCCTTTGACCATACTAAAAAGTGAATTCAATATAATTAATATTCAAAATTTGAAATTACATTTTCAATAATTTTAGGAAATTTAATGGGCTTCGCAAGAATATTTTTTTTGCCATTTTGATCTAGTTCTATATACACGATAGAATCGTTTCTGATTAACCCTTTATTTAAATTATTCATGAGAGCCGACTTAGCCTGACCGATTGCACCTGCTGAAAATACAAAACTTATAGAAATAACATAAAATATTAGTAATGTTGATATTGAAGATTTATTGGCTTTAAGTAAAGGTATAATAAAAAATGAACTTACTATAAATATAATAAATAACCCGAATCCTGTTTAAGCCGATGACTCCATAATTTGAATTGTTGGCTTATTTTTATGGATCAGTTGATATGCACACAAGGACGCGTAAATCCCTCCTAGAAATCCATGAACACTACGTGCTTTGCTTGTCACTAAATTGTACTGACCTTTCAATAAACTGAATAAAGTCTCTATCTTATTGCGCTGTTTTAAGTGATATTTATCTGACTCAGAAAGTTGTATAGCCTGCATATTTTTTCGATGATAGGTAATTAAATCAATGCCTTGCTCTTTTAATCTAATCTTCAGTTCTTGACTAATATAGCCACGATCTCCATACAACTTTGCTTCCATCTCTTTAACGAGTCTCTCAACCATTTTTATGTCAGCAACATGTCCATTCGATAAAGCAGAACAAGCAATTTCCCCAAATTGGTTCATTGCAATGTGCAATTTACAGCCATAAAACCAGCCCATTGAACTTTTACCACGAGATGCAATTTTAGCTAAAGATTTATGGCGTTGAATACGTTGATTTTTACAAACTGGCAAAAGCGTTGAATCAATCCATAAATATTGTGTACCTTGGTCTTTCATCAGCACCACATGTAAAGCGTGTAGAGCCAATTGGTGCATATTGATCAGATGAATCATCCTTTGATAGCAAGGCAAATACTTAAATAAATGGTTTTTATCTTCTTTTAACCAAATGAAAAATGCTTTGAAATTATTGAAATGAGAACATTTATACCAGATCGCGATAAAACAGATTTCTGAAATGGTTAAATGAGCAGTTCTGATTCTTAAGGAACGATTACTTTGCTTAAGAAAATTCCAATAGGTTGCTTCAAATTTGAGAAAGAAATCATCAATTAAGCAGAATAATTCGGTACTATTAAACATCGGGACTAGAGTTGTGAGTTTTGTGTGGTAACTCAACTGATGGCTCTAGTCCTTCTATTTTTCAAGTCAATTTTTATCCGCGATTCAGGTTAAATAAGTAATTAACATAAATTTTAGATTCAGAGAAAACATATGTATCGAAAGTTGATGCAACCCAATAAATTATAGAAATTATAAAAGCTAGTCGAGCCGACCAAATTTCATTATTGAGTTCCGTATTTTCTAAACGTTTGTTAATCAGATCCCAATCGTCTTTATCAATGTCTTTACTAAAAAATTTACTAAAATGACTTATGATCATCAGTATAAAAACTAGAACGCCAACTTGGTAAAATCCACTTAAAATGTAGTGGCGTAAACTTAGGAAACTCACGGCATTCTCATGCAAAGCCTGAAAATATGAGCACTCATATACAAAACCACACCACCCAAAAATAATTAATAAAAAAATTAACCATGTGAGCAATTTCTTCGATAAATCCATAATCATTCTTCAATATATTAAAATTTCTAATAATTTTAAATATTTATCAGCATTTAAAGAAAATAAAAAGCCCCCTTATAGAGGCTCTTTAAAACAATCTAAATTTAAGCTTTAGCAATTGCTGGCTTTACAATACCAATCTGCTCAGGCTCATCTTCACGAGCAATTAACGCAACCGCAATTGCGGTAATCAATACAGGTAAACCCACCACCATAAAGTTAATATACGCAGGTAAACTCATGCCCAAAAGCGCACCTATCAAAATTGGCCCCACAATCGCACCCATACGACCAATCGCAGATGACCAACCGATCCCAGTCGAACGCACCGCCAATGGATAGTACTGCGCCACATAGCTATACAACAACATTTGCGAACCAATAGACGCAGCACCCGCCAAGAATACCAATACATACAATACAGCTTGCGGAGGGTTAAAGCCCATTAAACTCATCACGATTGCACCCATGATGCCTAAACACATCAAGACAGGTTTTAAATGGAAACGATCTGCAAGAACACCACCACCCACGATTCCAACAACCGCACCCATATTCATCGCAAGCATGAACATCAGGCTATTATTCATCGAGTAACCTGCTGCCATCATTAACTTTGGCAACCAACTGCTCAGTGCATACATGGTTAAAAGACAAGTGAAGAATGCAACCCAGAACAATAAGGTATTCGCCATACGACCACGTTTAAACAAGCTCACAACACTTGCAGACTCAGGCACTTCAACTTTATTCAGCTCAAATTCAGTCTGTTCAGAAATTTTAACTTCAGGCGCTAGACGACGCACAATTTCACGCGCTTCAGCATGTTTACTCTGCTGCACAATGAATGTTAAAGATTCAGGTAAAAACTTCCAGATCACAGGCAATAAAAACAGTGGAATGCCCGCAATAAAGAACATGATTTCCCAACCAAAATTTGGGGTAAATTGCGCACCCAAAAGTGCAGCCATTACACCACCCACCGCATAACCACTAAACATGGTGGTCACTAAGGTGCTGCGTTTGGTTGCAGGTGCATATTCCGAGGTCAACGCGACTAAGTTCGGCATCACACCGCCAATCCCTAAGCCTGCCAAGAAACGTAGAATGCCAAATTCAGTCGGATTTGAAGCAAATCCACCGGCAAAGGTCAGACCGCTGAACAACACAATACAGATCATAATGACTTTCTTACGACCAATCTTATCGGCCAAAGAACCGAAAATCATCGCCCCAAACATCATACCTGCCAAAGCGGTACTTGCCAGCATCCCAGCTTGAACTGCGGATAATCCCCACTCCTGCATCAATAGGGGTAATACCACACCATTAATTGCTAAATCATAACCGTCAAAAAGAATAATCAATAAACACCATGCCACCACCTTAAAATGGAAAGAGGTAAATTTCGCATGATCAATAATCTTATTTACATTCATTGTTTCCACATTCATCAATGCTTGTCTCCATTTAAGCATGTCTTAACAATCACACTATTTTTGTAGTTTGATGCGTATTTCAGCAGAGTAAATGAATGTTCTATAGCATCGCTATAAGACTAAAGATGGACAGAAAATTTACTTATAAGCAATTGTTTATTAATAATATTTAACATAAAAATTTAATGATATTTTTCAACTTTTGAATGGCATTAAATTCAATAATTCAGGAGGTATTAAATCATTAAATATCAGTTTTTAATGTTCAAATTATTGGATGGTGACTATTGCTCATAGAATGAAAAAATGATTTAAGTCTGTAAAACAATCAAAATTTAAATCATATAAAGAAATTAAGACTTAATAACGATTAATATAGGATTTAAATTAAATATAATATTTTGTAATGCTGGTTTAATTATCTTTATTCTATTCAAATATCGCTTATTTAATATTCATAGTGAAGAATAATTAATATATAACACTCAAGCGTAATTGTTTTTTATGGCCAAATTTATTCTTCCAAATAGCCCAATAGGACTAGATCAATGGTGTCTTCAGTCAATCATTAATTAAATACATTTAGATATTGTGAACATCAAATCGGCTTAATTTTATAAACAAAAACAGATGAATTTGTGGAAAATATTGAAAATTAAGTTTATTAAACCAATTCTACCGCTTAACTAACGGATCTGAATGAAAATAGCCTTGTTATTATAACGAGATTAACGCATACAAGATCGTTTTAATTAAATATTAGCTTTTGTTTAAGCTTAGACGTTGAGTTTAAGCTTGGTTTTTTCTTTCATCTTTATGTTGATTTAATTCACGCATAAAAAAACACCCTGATGCTTGATCAGGGTGTTTTCGAATTAATGAGCTGGCGATGACTTACTCTCACATGGGTAACCCCACACTACCATCAGCGCTAAGAGGTTTCACTTCTGAGTTCGGGAAGGGATCAGGTGGTTCACTCTTGCTATTGTCGCCAGCACAACTGTTTATGGACTTGTTCGGGTCTTATCTAACTGCTTTGCAGTGTTTGCCGTACTTTGTACCAAATGAGTTATTAACAGAAGTACTTGAATTGAATTAAGTTTGCTTAGTTTAACTAGCTTGATCACTAAATCAAGATGTTTTGCAGAATATCGAATCAACTGATGCTTTATACAACAACTGTTTGGGTGTTGTATAGTCAAGCCTCACGAGTAATTAGTATTGGTCAGCTTCACATATCACTATGCTTCCACATCCAACCTATCAACGTTGTAGTCTTCAACGGCTCTTTAGAGGACATATAGTCCTAGGGAAATCTAATCTTGAGGTAGGCTTCCCGCTTAGATGCTTTCAGCGGTTATCCCTTCCGAACATAGCTACCCGGCGATGCGACTGGCGTCACAACCGGTACACCAGAGGTTCGTCCACTCTGGTCCTCTCGTACTAGGAGCAGATCCTCTCAAATTTCCAACGCCCACGGTAGATAGGGACCGAACTGTCTCACGACGTTCTAAACCCAGCTCGCGTACCTCTTTAAATGGCGAACAGCCATACCCTTGGGACCTGCTTCAGCCCCAGGATGAGATGAGCCGACATCGAGGTGCCAAACACCGCCGTCGATATGAACTCTTGGGCGGTATCAGCCTGTTATCCCCAGAGTACCTTTTATCCGTTGAGCGATGGCCCTTCCATACAGAACCACCGGATCACTAAGACCTACTTTCGTACCTGCTCGACTTGTGGGTCTCGCAGTTAAGCGCGCTTTTGCCTTTATACTCTACGCGTGATTTCCGACCACGCTGAGCGCACCTTCGTACTCCTCCGTTACTCTTTAGGAGGAGACCGCCCCAGTCAAACTACCCACCAGACATGGTCCTCGCTCCAGATCATGGAGCAGAGTTAGAACCTCAATATTACCAGGGTGGTATTTCAAGATTGGCTCCACTAGAACTGGCGTCCTAGTTTCAAAGCCTCCCACCTATCCTACACAAGTAAGATCAAAGTTCAATGTCAAGCTGCAGTAAAGGTTCACGGGGTCTTTCCGTCTAGCCGCGGGTACACCGCATCTTCACGGCGAATTCGATTTCACTGAGTCTCTGCTGGGAGACAGCGCCCCCATCATTATGCCATTCGTGCAGGTCGGAACTTACCCGACAAGGAATTTCGCTACCTTAGGACCGTTATAGTTACGGCCGCCGTTTACTGGGGCTTCGATCAAGAGCTTCGCTTACGCTAACCCCATCAATTAACCTTCCAGCACCGGGCAGGCATCACACCCTATACGTCCACTTTCGTGTTTGCAGAGTGCTATGTTTTTAATAAACAGTTGCAGGGGCCTGGTTTCTGTGGCTGTCAATAGCTCAGGAAGCAAGTTCCATCACCGTCGACAGCGTACCTTCTCCCGAAGTTACGGTACCATTTTGCCTAGTTCCTTCAGCAGAGTTCTCTCAAGCGCTTTGGTCTACTCGACCTGACCACCTGTGTCGGTTTCGGGTACGATTCCTGTGTAACTGAAGCTTAGAGACTTTTCCTGGAAGTATGGTATCAGCCACTTCGCTGTACAAGTACAGCTTGCTATCAACTCTCAGCATAGAGCACCCCGGATTTGCCTAAGATGCATGCCTACTGTCTTTCACCTGGACAACCAACGCCAGGCTGACTTAACCTTCTCCGTCCTCTCATCGCATTACACAGAAGTATTGGAATATTAACCAATTTCCCATCGACTACGCCTTTCGGCCTCGCCTTAGGGGTCGACTCACCCAGCCCCGATTAACGTTGGACTGGAACCCTTGGTCTTTCAGCGAACGAGTTTTTCACTCGTTTTGTCGTTACTCACGTCAGCATTCGCACTTCTGATACCTCCAGCAGACTTCTCAATCCACCTTCATCGGCTTACAGAACGCTCCCCTACCACTTGCAATAAATTGCAAATCCGCAGCTTCGGCATGTAGTTTTAGCCCCGTTACATCTTCCGCGCAGGCCGACTCGACTAGTGAGCTATTACGCTTTCTTTAAAGGGTGGCTGCTTCTAAGCCAACCTCCTAGCTGTCTATGCCTTCCCACATCGTTTCCCACTTAACTACAATTTTGGGGCCTTAGCTGGCGGTCTGGATTGTTTTCCTCTTGACTACGGACGTTAGCACCCGCAGTCTGTCTCCCGGATAGTACTCATTGGTATTCGGAGTTTGCATCGGTTTGGTAAGTCGGGATGACCCCCTAGCCGAAACAGTGCTCTACCCCCAATGGTATTCGTCCGAGGCGCTACCTAAATAGCTTTCGGGGAGAACCAGCTATCACCAGGCTTGATTAGCCTTTCACCCCTATCCACAAGTCATCCCCTGGCTTTTCAACGACAGTGGGTTCGGTCCTCCAGTTAGTGTTACCCAACCTTCAACCTGCTCATGGATAGATCGCCTGGTTTCGGGTCTACACCCAGCAACTAAACGCCCTATTAAGACTCGATTTCTCTACGGCTCCCCTATGCGGTTAACCTTGCTACTGAATGTAAGTCGCTGACCCATTATACAAAAGGTACGCAGTCACCGAACAAGTCGGCTCCCACTGCTTGTATGCATGCGGTTTCAGGATCTATTTCACTCCCCTCACAGGGGTTCTTTTCGCCTTTCCCTCACGGTACTGGTTCACTATCGGTCAGTCAGGAGTATTTAGCCTTGGAGGATGGTCCCCCCATATTCAGACAAGGTTTCACGTGCCTCGCCCTACTCGACATCATCATATCAGCCCTTTCGTGTACAGGACTATCACCCACTATGGTTGCACTTCCCAGAGCATTCCACTAAAACTGATATGACTTAATGGGCTTTTCCCCGTTCGCTCGCCGCTACTAAGGGAATCTCAATTGATTTCTTTTCCTAAGGGTACTGAGATGTTTCACTTCCCCTCGTTCGCCTTGCAACACTATGTATTCATGTTGCAATACCTACCTTATGGTAAGTGGGTTTCCCCATTCAGAAATCTCCGGATCACAGGATATTTGCCGCCTCCCCGGAGCTTATCGCAGGCTATTACGTCTTTCATCGCCTCTGACTGCCAAGGCATCCACCACATGCACTTAATTACTTGACTATACAACCCCAAACAGTCGTTAACCCTTACAAGCGGGGTTAGCAACAGAACATGTCTTTCAACACGCTCATACAGTTGGCGTCTGTGCATTTAAGCACTGTACAGCTTCAATTAGATTCATATACCAAAACGCTTGATTCAGTTAATTTCGCTAGTTCTCATTTCAATCACTTCAACAATCAATCTTACGATTTCTTGTTTCCGCTTTTGGAATAAGTTAAACAATTAATTTCAACTCAAATATATTCTGTTAATGATTGTCTACGTCCTCATCGGAGCGTAGCAACTGTGATAAATCACAGAAGTTAACAAGACGCGCATTATACGCAGTTTCTTACTAATTTCTATAATCTAACCAACTGATCGCTTACTCAGTGCTCGAAGTATAACTTCTCGCTTAAATTTTAAGGAAAAGCAGTGCTTTTCTGATCTTAAAATTTGGTGGAGACTAGGAGAGTCGAACTCCTGACCTCCTGCGTGCAAAGCAGGCGCTCTACCAACTAAGCTAAGTCCCCAGCTTATCATATAGATTCGATATATCTTCTGTTCTGTTCGCTTCAGTATTTTCATACTGCGTTAGTCAGATAGTGGTGGGTCTGACAAGACTTGAACTTGTGACCCCACGCTTATCAAGCGTGTGCTCTAACCAACTGAGCTACAGACCCTCAGATACATCTTCATGAAGAACAACTTGTTGTGGATTCTTACCGATCGTCAATCTTTCGTTAAGGAGGTGATCCAGCCGCAGGTTCCCCTACGGCTACCTTGTTACGACTTCACCCCAGTCATCGGCCACACCGTGGTAAGCGTCCTCCTTGCGGTTAGACTACCTACTTCTGGTGCAACAAACTCCCATGGTGTGACGGGCGGTGTGTACAAGGCCCGGGAACGTATTCACCGCGGCATTCTGATCCGCGATTACTAGCGATTCCGACTTCATGGAGTCGAGTTGCAGACTCCAATCCGGACTACGATCGGCTTTTTGAGATTAGCATCCTATCGCTAGGTAGCAACCCTTTGTACCGACCATTGTAGCACGTGTGTAGCCCTGGTCGTAAGGGCCATGATGACTTGACGTCGTCCCCGCCTTCCTCCAGTTTGTCACTGGCAGTATCCTTAAAGTTCCCGGCTTAACCCGCTGGCAAATAAGGAAAAGGGTTGCGCTCGTTGCGGGACTTAACCCAACATCTCACGACACGAGCTGACGACAGCCATGCAGCACCTGTATCAGAGTTCCCGAAGGCACCAATCCATCTCTGGAAAGTTCTCTGTATGTCAAGACCAGGTAAGGTTCTTCGCGTTGCATCGAATTAAACCACATGCTCCACCGCTTGTGCGGGCCCCCGTCAATTCATTTGAGTTTTAGTCTTGCGACCGTACTCCCCAGGCGGTCTACTTATCGCGTTAGCTGCGCCACTAAAGCCTCAAAGGCCCCAACGGCTAGTAGACATCGTTTACGGCATGGACTACCAGGGTATCTAATCCTGTTTGCTCCCCATGCTTTCGTACCTCAGTGTCAGTATTAGGCCAGATGGCTGCCTTCGCCATCGGTATTCCTCCAGATCTCTACGCATTTCACCGCTACACCTGGAATTCTACCATCCTCTCCCATACTCTAGCCAACCAGTATCGAATGCAATTCCCAAGTTAAGCTCGGGGATTTCACATTTGACTTAATTGGCCACCTACGCACGCTTTACGCCCAGTAAATCCGATTAACGCTCGCACCCTCTGTATTACCGCGGCTGCTGGCACAGAGTTAGCCGGTGCTTATTCTGCGAGTAACGTCCACTATCTCTGGTATTAACCAAAGTAGCCTCCTCCTCGCTTAAAGTGCTTTACAACCAAAAGGCCTTCTTCACACACGCGGCATGGCTGGATCAGGGTTGCCCCCATTGTCCAATATTCCCCACTGCTGCCTCCCGTAGGAGTCTGGGCCGTGTCTCAGTCCCAGTGTGGCGGATCATCCTCTCAGACCCGCTACAGATCGTCGCCTTGGTAGGCCTTTACCCCACCAACTAGCTAATCCGACTTAGGCTCATCCATTAACACAAGGTCCGAAGATCCCCTGCTTTCCCCCGTAGGGCGTATGCGGTATTAGCAGTCGTTTCCAACTGTTGTCCCCCATTAATGGGCAGATTCCTAAGCATTACTCACCCGTCCGCCGCTGAATCCAGTAGCAAGCTACTTTCATCCGCTCGACTTGCATGTGTTAAGCCTGCCGCCAGCGTTCAATCTGAGCCATGATCAAACTCTTCAGTTTAATATTGCTTAGCGCCTTAAAGGGCGCCAATCTTGGCTCATCAATTTTCTGACAAATATTTCTCAAATAAACTTCGAGTAATTTCTACCATCAATCAATGAAAATAATTTCGATCAATCAACCAGTAAAAATCCACACAAGTTGTTCTTCATAATCTCTTAATGATCTTCTCAATGCTTCGTCAGCATCAAGCTAGGTCGGCTATATTACTCTAAATCTCTAAAGAGTCAACCAGTAATTCAAATTATTTTCAAACTTTCTTTCTAAAACCCAACTCAACCAATCTTAGTTAAGTCACTGTTTTATCAGAAGTTTTAATCTTCATCACCGCCGATGGATGTGCATTCTACAGGATTTCAGAGGGGTTGCAAGCCTTTTTAAAAAATTATTATTCTGCATGCCTACTTAACAATCAACACAAATATTAAGTATTTGAAAAATAATGAATATTTATTTTAAAAATATTTGATTATTCATTTTCTTTTTCTAAGTAAGCCAAAATCATGGCACTCAATTCTTTCTTAAGTTGTTGTTCTGAAATAAGAAAATCATTATTACTCACATAGCGCATCATGGTGAATAAGGTACTGTTGATAATGACAAATGATTTATGTTTCAGCGTTTCGAAATTCCAATGCGGATAAAAGCGGTTAAATACATACAATCCAAGCTCGACAAAATGCTTCTGTAAAATTTGCGCGGCTTCAGAATGGTTATAACCATGCCAGTGTTTGAGTACTTCTATATAGAAACCATTATCTTCTCGCATCACATCAAAACCGAATTGGAGACTCAGTGTTACCAACTCTTTTAAACTGAGCTGTTCTTGGGTCATCGCCATTTGTTTTAAGGTCAATCCCAATTGATCGCTTTTACGGCGCAGTAATTCCAAGATAATTTGATCTTTATTTTCAAAGTACTGATAAATCGAACCGACACTGACCCCTGACTTTTCCGATATTTTCGGTGTGGTCACCTGCATTAAGCCCATTTCAGCCACACAAAGTTGGGTCGCTTCTAATATGGTATCGACAATCAGTTTCGCGCGTTGTTGTTGGGGTTGTTTTCTCATTGGCATTAATCTCATAGCCATTGGTTTTGGCTGTTTATTTTTATCGTTTCAACCCTTGGTCACTCATTACAAAAATGCGAATTGAATGCGAATAAATATTCATATTAGTCTTTGGTTAAACCATAATCAGGCGAGCATTAACATGTCAAATATAAAAACTCCAAAACGTATGGCCTCGTTTGAAAAGATGAGCCAAAGTGATCTGTTATCCAAACTACTGAATCGTTTTACTGATCAAAACCTCATTCCCACTTACGCTGAATATCTAGCGTTAAATGACAGTATGTATCAAGGCGATGAACCGATGGATAAAGTAATGACTTGGGTGATGACCAACCCGCGTCAAAACCGTAAATATTTTGAAACAGCGCTGTATCAAGGTTTAGATCATTTACCGCATGAGATTCCTGAACTGACTGCATTTTTTAAACTGGTGGAATCTCCGCCTGAATGGCTTGATCCACAAAAGATGAAGACCGCCATTCAATTTACCCATCGTTTGGGCGCTAACAGCACTTTTGTACTACGAGATGTCGCATTGATGACCGGTTATCAATTTCCGGGCTTTAACCAACCGCTAATTTTGACAGGCGCCCTCAGCAAATATGCAGGTAAACGCTTGGCTGAAACCCATAAATGGTGGCTGGATGTGAATCAAGAAAATAGCTTTGACCGTTTTAATGCGGGGTTCACTTCCACCATTTTCGTGCGCTTTATTCATTCATTAGTACGTTACCAACTGAATAAATCTAAAGAGTGGGATACAGACACTTGGGGCATCCCAATTAATCAATTTGACCAAGCACTGACCAATGTGGCCTTTAGCGGTGTACTGTTATTAGGCATACGTGGCTTGGGCATTTTCCCCAATAAAGCCGAAGTCGATGCGATCATGCATTTTTGGAAATATGCTGGTTGGCTCATGGGCGTGAGTGAGCAATGGCTGATTGATAAAGAACCAGAAGCATGGAAGCTATTACAATGGATGAACTATGCCCACCCTCAAGTAGATGACAGTAGTCGTGCTTTAGCCGTGAGCTTGTCGAAAGAACCATTTGAACGCGAATACAAACATTTTAATCGCTTCTTACAAAAGAAAGCCTACCAGAACCATTTGGATATTACCCAGTTGTTCTTAGGGCGTAAAAAAATGAAAAATCTCGGTTTAAAGACTCGCCCTGTGGCGTGGTATCCGTTTTATCTGATGGCCAAAAATACCGTGATTTATAATAGTGCAAAGCATATTGATCGTTTAAATCAGTATTTACAGAAAAAAGGACGTGCCGAACAAGAATATGCGCTAGAGCTGTATAAGAATGCAGGCAAACAATTGGCGAGTATGCATCAGTAAGTCTTGAAAAATGCGTATTTTAAAAACAATACAGCCCAATCAAATTGGGCTGTATGTTGGATCAGATTCAAGCTTGATCTCTACATCAAGCAACTGTTCAGCATTAACGCTTCACAGGCACTTTTTGCTTTTCACGCTGACGGGTAATTTTCTCTACCTTATCACGCGCACGTTGACGTTTTAAAGGCGATAAATAGTCCACAAATA
The sequence above is drawn from the Acinetobacter lanii genome and encodes:
- a CDS encoding type 1 glutamine amidotransferase domain-containing protein produces the protein MSKKALFITSNQGIEQDELIKPFEFLQSKGIEVIHAAEKNEDVQTVKSDKEPASKRTPHTSLAQVAYQDYDILVIPGGTVNADTLRINTDAQKIIQYFTDNHKPIAAICHAPWVLINAERIKDKNLTSYHSIRLDLENAGGKWVDEEVHRCNTNDWPLITSRNPDDIPAFNQAILKELGT
- a CDS encoding oxygenase MpaB family protein gives rise to the protein MSNIKTPKRMASFEKMSQSDLLSKLLNRFTDQNLIPTYAEYLALNDSMYQGDEPMDKVMTWVMTNPRQNRKYFETALYQGLDHLPHEIPELTAFFKLVESPPEWLDPQKMKTAIQFTHRLGANSTFVLRDVALMTGYQFPGFNQPLILTGALSKYAGKRLAETHKWWLDVNQENSFDRFNAGFTSTIFVRFIHSLVRYQLNKSKEWDTDTWGIPINQFDQALTNVAFSGVLLLGIRGLGIFPNKAEVDAIMHFWKYAGWLMGVSEQWLIDKEPEAWKLLQWMNYAHPQVDDSSRALAVSLSKEPFEREYKHFNRFLQKKAYQNHLDITQLFLGRKKMKNLGLKTRPVAWYPFYLMAKNTVIYNSAKHIDRLNQYLQKKGRAEQEYALELYKNAGKQLASMHQ
- a CDS encoding ankyrin repeat domain-containing protein, which codes for MKLNSFSPIPEDDEELHLPELVYWASLGEVEEVEKLLAQGIDVNQTDDEGYSALQAAAENDNLEVVKLLVAKGANVAYEGEYTALQLAEMAGNSAVVDYLKSL
- a CDS encoding aromatic acid/H+ symport family MFS transporter, with translation MNVETMNVNKIIDHAKFTSFHFKVVAWCLLIILFDGYDLAINGVVLPLLMQEWGLSAVQAGMLASTALAGMMFGAMIFGSLADKIGRKKVIMICIVLFSGLTFAGGFASNPTEFGILRFLAGLGIGGVMPNLVALTSEYAPATKRSTLVTTMFSGYAVGGVMAALLGAQFTPNFGWEIMFFIAGIPLFLLPVIWKFLPESLTFIVQQSKHAEAREIVRRLAPEVKISEQTEFELNKVEVPESASVVSLFKRGRMANTLLFWVAFFTCLLTMYALSSWLPKLMMAAGYSMNNSLMFMLAMNMGAVVGIVGGGVLADRFHLKPVLMCLGIMGAIVMSLMGFNPPQAVLYVLVFLAGAASIGSQMLLYSYVAQYYPLAVRSTGIGWSSAIGRMGAIVGPILIGALLGMSLPAYINFMVVGLPVLITAIAVALIAREDEPEQIGIVKPAIAKA
- a CDS encoding TetR/AcrR family transcriptional regulator; the encoded protein is MRKQPQQQRAKLIVDTILEATQLCVAEMGLMQVTTPKISEKSGVSVGSIYQYFENKDQIILELLRRKSDQLGLTLKQMAMTQEQLSLKELVTLSLQFGFDVMREDNGFYIEVLKHWHGYNHSEAAQILQKHFVELGLYVFNRFYPHWNFETLKHKSFVIINSTLFTMMRYVSNNDFLISEQQLKKELSAMILAYLEKENE
- a CDS encoding IS982 family transposase, whose amino-acid sequence is MFNSTELFCLIDDFFLKFEATYWNFLKQSNRSLRIRTAHLTISEICFIAIWYKCSHFNNFKAFFIWLKEDKNHLFKYLPCYQRMIHLINMHQLALHALHVVLMKDQGTQYLWIDSTLLPVCKNQRIQRHKSLAKIASRGKSSMGWFYGCKLHIAMNQFGEIACSALSNGHVADIKMVERLVKEMEAKLYGDRGYISQELKIRLKEQGIDLITYHRKNMQAIQLSESDKYHLKQRNKIETLFSLLKGQYNLVTSKARSVHGFLGGIYASLCAYQLIHKNKPTIQIMESSA